In the Urocitellus parryii isolate mUroPar1 chromosome 1, mUroPar1.hap1, whole genome shotgun sequence genome, GTCCTTGAATGTCAATGTCAGAAGTTATTCCATGTGCACTGGTGGGCAGCAAGAATGGAGAGGGGAGAGCAGGAGAGGGAGATTTTGTAGCAGTAAATTGGCATCATGCACACCTGGCAGGGGCTGCGGACAGGGCAGAGGTTTCTGATGGAAGATGAAGACGCCATGCCAGAAACAGGGTTCCCACAGCGCAATTTGGATGTGGGGGACAGGGTTAGTGGGGAAATTTGTTTTGTTGGGTATGTGGAGTTTGAGGTTGGGAGCAAGACCTGGATTTATTTTAGTCTGTTTCTTTCCCTGACCTAAAACAGGGTCACAAACACCGAAGTTCTCCCCTGAACCACAGGGCTAAGCAGCATCAGGACCCTGGACAGACCAGTTTGCCCACAAGGGGTTTGAAGAAGGGACGAGAATCAGGATGCCCCACGGAGAAGGGCTCCCAGACGCTGCTCATGGAGGCCATACTCTACCATAAGGGGCAGGCACTTCTCCAATCATTCCCACTTCAGGGACAATAGGTCAAGTGCTAGTTCGGTGGATGGGACCCCATAAGCCTGTTTCTGCTTCTATGAAGGGAGGCAGATGGGTTCATTCAGGCTAAGCCAACTCTGACCTTTCCAAGGCTCCCTGACCACTTCGtccttctcttatttcttctgGGACGATAAATGGGGTTGCAGGCATTTGCTTAGCATAAACTCGGTCCCATGCGAGGATCTCCTGGATCGGCTCTAGAGGTCAGCTGGGTGTCGGtagggcccagggcccagggatCAGCGAGGAACCTAGCCCGCCTGTGCTGTGGGGGTATGGTTTGGTTCCCCAGGGCGCTAAAGCTCTGCGAGCAGGAGCGCCCTACGGTCTGGTTGGCGGTACTCACCGCCGCCAGGGGTCGCCGCACTAACATCCCAGGCCGCTCATGGAGCCGATCCGGTCCAGTTTGAGGCCAAAGCAGCCTTTGGACAAGCCCTTCTTGTTGCCTCCTTTGTATTTGCGCGCGTTAGGGTGCTCATGAAGAAGGCGGGCCCACGCTGCCCGCGACTTGGTGTCTACGCGCAGGTCCCGGAGCAGTCGCGACCTGTCGCCCTTGAGGTTGGCGCCGCCGCCCCCAGGAGTCTTGTCGCCCTTCTTCTGACCGCCTCCGGCAGCCTGGGGCTCAGCCAGGTCCTCCCCTGGCGGGGTTCGCGGGACCTGTCAAAGAAAAGAGTGGGCAGGTGAAGGGACGCACGGCTGCAGTGCAGGTGACTTTGCCGAGCTCCTGATACTCAAGCCCCACGCGCCCGTCAGCACGGTTGTCCCTTCCTAGCCGCAAGTGCACCCTCACAGAAGCCGCACAACTTAGCCCCCATCCACCCGCCACGGGGTCGTGGTCGTCCGCTCCTTCGGGGAGCCCTTTGCCCACCCCTCCTTTGCCACTTGCAGGGCTGGCCACAATGAGGTGGTGGGCTGCGCATGTGTGGACTTTCTCCCGAGGTTAGGGGAGTAGATCCCGTGCGTCTGGGCTTCGAGGATATATATCCAGGGAAGAAGGCTGCCTTCTCGCACTCTCCAGTCCCTCCAGCTTGCCACATCCTCCCACGCC is a window encoding:
- the Nppc gene encoding C-type natriuretic peptide, whose product is MHLSQLLACALLLTLLSLRSSEAKPGAPPKVPRTPPGEDLAEPQAAGGGQKKGDKTPGGGGANLKGDRSRLLRDLRVDTKSRAAWARLLHEHPNARKYKGGNKKGLSKGCFGLKLDRIGSMSGLGC